In a single window of the Cucumis melo cultivar AY chromosome 11, USDA_Cmelo_AY_1.0, whole genome shotgun sequence genome:
- the LOC103496008 gene encoding glutaredoxin-C9-like, with amino-acid sequence MHQAIPYRSWQSIDTKQTTLAMRPPWAGSVGGSASMPSEGGGRRRDVVASVSESAAIVFARRGCCMSHVVKRLLLGLGANPAVYEVDEEHESGVLKELEAFAKSSNVNLQLPAVFIGGTLFGGLDRVMATHISGDLVPILKQAGALWL; translated from the coding sequence ATGCACCAAGCAATCCCTTACCGATCATGGCAATCGATTGACACAAAACAAACCACATTAGCAATGAGACCACCATGGGCCGGCAGCGTCGGTGGATCAGCATCCATGCCGTCCGAGGGTGGAGGAAGGAGACGGGACGTGGTTGCGTCAGTGTCGGAGAGTGCGGCGATAGTGTTTGCTAGAAGAGGATGCTGTATGAGCCATGTGGTAAAGCGTCTTCTATTAGGATTGGGGGCCAATCCGGCGGTGTATGAAGTGGATGAAGAACATGAATCTGGAGTGCTTAAGGAATTGGAGGCTTTTGCTAAATCTTCTAATGTTAATTTGCAATTGCCGGCTGTGTTTATTGGAGGAACCTTGTTTGGGGGTTTGGATAGAGTCATGGCTACTCATATTTCTGGGGATTTGGTTCCTATTTTGAAACAGGCTGGAGCTTTGTggctttaa